From Tiliqua scincoides isolate rTilSci1 chromosome 2, rTilSci1.hap2, whole genome shotgun sequence, the proteins below share one genomic window:
- the LOC136640368 gene encoding zinc finger protein ZFP2-like isoform X1, whose amino-acid sequence MADKQIIVRSQANMGQGGRSEQMEMQSLAASKQTVRLERERKTPHKGVHSGSVRRLLKRVTTLQVKEEPEEGLLQSQECHWQESPQGKQAPCSSWNSPELKESWEDIRSFLARFEGADEASQWATRLVPGLGEAEEALNSLDFRETCGKMRAAILRGEASCREWQRQRFRHFGFEEAEGPREVCGQLREFCYQWLKPDRCTKEQILELVILEQFLAVLPEDMQNWVREGGPETCGQAVALAEEFLLRQQEDERQEEQVLGVFEEGASNSPEEDQILSDSRQAQLDSVVEQGSYRENTSLITGEDEGLGENKEALSLGNSHADVDRREEKISPHPKSERTSEKQHGSKRKKEGSPVRRTGLFLLGGGRDEHEDLPIRHTFGVPELCAEDGSDFGDSSDFLIDAEGRPHKRSDSKESPGQRADLVHQQKAPAGEQVCCCSNCRQSFLCSLSPVEHEQICVREDPHKCSGCQGNVDVGLALQHEKMHPGEKLYTCLTCGESFSLYSNLMKHERTHTREGLQLPLECGKKPHQTCRPPALEQGSHAGEKPYQCPTCGKSFSKSSGLRFHKRIHTGERPYECADCGKSFSQRSNLILHERTHTGVKPFRCSDCGKSFLRSSDLVRHEITHTGEKPYTCSECGRSFGHNSTLIAHERTHTGEKPYKCSICGRSFRHHSGLIKHERTHTGERPYACPACGKGFSQSSGLTLHMRTHTGEKPYQCSACGKSYSQRSKLTKHERTHMAENF is encoded by the exons ATGGCTGACAAGCAGATAATCGTGAGAAGCCAGGCTAATATGGGACAAGGGGGGCGATCAGAGCAAATGGAGATGCAGAGTCTGGCAGCCTCCAAACAAACGGTGAGattggaaagagagagaaaaacacctCATAAAGGggtccattctgggagtgttagAAGACTACTGAAAAGGGTCACAACCCTGCAAGTGAAAGAGGAGCCAGAGGAGGGCTTGCTCCAGAGTCAAGAATGCCACTGGCAGGAGTCACCACAGGGAAAACAGGCTCCTTGTTCAAGCTGGAACAGCCCAGAACTGAAAGAATCATGGGAGGATATCAGATCTTTTCTAGCCCGTTTTGAGGGAGCGGATGAGGCCAGCCAGTGGGCAACGCGCTTGGTCCCTGGCCTTGGAGAAGCTGAGGAGGCCTTGAACAGCCTTGATTTCAGAGAGACTTGTGGGAAaatgagagctgccatcctgcgAGGCGAGGCCAGCTGTCGGGAGTGGCAGCGCCAGCGGTTCAGGCATTTCGGTTTTGAGGAAGCTGAAGGGCCCCGAGAGGTTTGTGGCCAGCTCCGGGAGTTTTGCTACCAATGGCTGAAGCCCGATAGATGCACCAAGGAGCAGATTTTGGAGCTGGTCatcctggagcagttcctggctGTCCTTCCTGAAGACATGCAGAACTGGGTCAGAGAAGGCGGGCCGGAGACCTGCGGCCAGGCGGTGGCCCTGGCAGAGGAATTCCTGCTGCGGCAGCAAGAGGATGAGAGGCAGGAAGAGCAG GTGCTGGGAGTGTTTGAAGAGGGAGCCTCAAATTCTCCCGAGGAAGACCAGATCCTCTCGGATTCCAGGCAGGCACAGCTGGATAGTGTTGTTGAGCAAGGAAGCTACCGAGAAAATACAAGCTTGATTA CAGGTGAGGATGAGGGGCTGGGAGAAAACAAGGAAGCTTTGTCACTGGGAAACTCTCATGCAGATGTTGATAGAAGAGAAGAAAAGATCTCTCCACATCCAAAGTCAGAAAGGACCTCAGAGAAGCAACATGGGtcaaagaggaagaaggaaggcaGCCCAGTGAGAAGAACTGGTTTGTTCCTCTTGGGAGGAGGTAGGGATGAGCATGAAGACCTGCCCATCAGGCACACATTTGGGGTCCCAGAACTCTGTGCTGAGGATGGGAGTGATTTTGGTGACAGCTCGGATTTCTTAATCGACGCAGAGGGCAGGCCTCATAAACGCTCAGACTCCAAAGAGTCGCCTGGTCAGAGAGCTGACCTTGTTCATCAACAGAAAGCTCCTGCTGGCGAGCAAGTGTGCTGCTGTTCAAATTGCAGGCAAAGCTTCCTTTGCAGCTTGAGCCCAGTTGAACATGAGCAAATCTGTGTGAGAGAGGACCCTCACAAATGCTCCGGTTGTCAGGGAAACGTTGATGTGGGTTTGGCACTACAGCATGAAAAAATGCATCCAGGAGAGAAACTGTACACCTGTTTAACCTGTGGGGAAAGCTTCAGCCTCTATTCAAACCTTATGAAACATGAGCGAACACACACCAGAGAAGGGCTGCAGTTGCCCCTTGAGTGTGGAAAAAAGCCCCATCAGACCTGCcgtcctcctgccctggaacagggaaGCCACGCCGGAGAGAAGCCTTATCAGTGCCCAACCTGCGGGAAGAGCTTCAGCAAGAGCTCCGGTCTTCGCTTTCAcaagagaatccacacaggagagaggcCATATGAATGTGCAgattgtgggaaaagcttcagtcAGAGGTCCAACCTGATCCTGCAcgaaagaactcacacaggagtGAAGCCATTCCGCTGCTCAGACTGTGGGAAGAGTTTTCTTCGCAGCTCTGACCTTGTGAGGCACGAAATcacccacactggagagaaaccatatacgTGTTCAGAATGTGGGCGATCCTTCGGTCACAACTCCACTCTCATTGCACatgagagaactcacacaggcGAGAAGCCTTATAAGTGCTCAATTTGTGGGAGAAGCTTCCGGCACCACTCGGGCCTTATCAAACATGAGAGGACCCACACTGGAGAGAGACCCTATGCGTGTCCAGCTTGCGGGAAGGGCTTCAGTCAGAGTTCCGGGCTCACTTTACATATGAGGACTCACACTGGTGAGAAGCCCTACCAATGCTCAGCGTGTGGGAAAAGCTATAGTCAGAGATCAAAACTTACGAAGCATGAGAGAACCCACATGGCAGAAAACTTTTAG
- the LOC136640368 gene encoding zinc finger protein ZFP2-like isoform X2 — translation MADKQIIVRSQANMGQGGRSEQMEMQSLAASKQTVRLERERKTPHKGVHSGSVRRLLKRVTTLQVKEEPEEGLLQSQECHWQESPQGKQAPCSSWNSPELKESWEDIRSFLARFEGADEASQWATRLVPGLGEAEEALNSLDFRETCGKMRAAILRGEASCREWQRQRFRHFGFEEAEGPREVCGQLREFCYQWLKPDRCTKEQILELVILEQFLAVLPEDMQNWVREGGPETCGQAVALAEEFLLRQQEDERQEEQVLGVFEEGASNSPEEDQILSDSRQAQLDSVVEQGSYRENTSLISEDEGLGENKEALSLGNSHADVDRREEKISPHPKSERTSEKQHGSKRKKEGSPVRRTGLFLLGGGRDEHEDLPIRHTFGVPELCAEDGSDFGDSSDFLIDAEGRPHKRSDSKESPGQRADLVHQQKAPAGEQVCCCSNCRQSFLCSLSPVEHEQICVREDPHKCSGCQGNVDVGLALQHEKMHPGEKLYTCLTCGESFSLYSNLMKHERTHTREGLQLPLECGKKPHQTCRPPALEQGSHAGEKPYQCPTCGKSFSKSSGLRFHKRIHTGERPYECADCGKSFSQRSNLILHERTHTGVKPFRCSDCGKSFLRSSDLVRHEITHTGEKPYTCSECGRSFGHNSTLIAHERTHTGEKPYKCSICGRSFRHHSGLIKHERTHTGERPYACPACGKGFSQSSGLTLHMRTHTGEKPYQCSACGKSYSQRSKLTKHERTHMAENF, via the exons ATGGCTGACAAGCAGATAATCGTGAGAAGCCAGGCTAATATGGGACAAGGGGGGCGATCAGAGCAAATGGAGATGCAGAGTCTGGCAGCCTCCAAACAAACGGTGAGattggaaagagagagaaaaacacctCATAAAGGggtccattctgggagtgttagAAGACTACTGAAAAGGGTCACAACCCTGCAAGTGAAAGAGGAGCCAGAGGAGGGCTTGCTCCAGAGTCAAGAATGCCACTGGCAGGAGTCACCACAGGGAAAACAGGCTCCTTGTTCAAGCTGGAACAGCCCAGAACTGAAAGAATCATGGGAGGATATCAGATCTTTTCTAGCCCGTTTTGAGGGAGCGGATGAGGCCAGCCAGTGGGCAACGCGCTTGGTCCCTGGCCTTGGAGAAGCTGAGGAGGCCTTGAACAGCCTTGATTTCAGAGAGACTTGTGGGAAaatgagagctgccatcctgcgAGGCGAGGCCAGCTGTCGGGAGTGGCAGCGCCAGCGGTTCAGGCATTTCGGTTTTGAGGAAGCTGAAGGGCCCCGAGAGGTTTGTGGCCAGCTCCGGGAGTTTTGCTACCAATGGCTGAAGCCCGATAGATGCACCAAGGAGCAGATTTTGGAGCTGGTCatcctggagcagttcctggctGTCCTTCCTGAAGACATGCAGAACTGGGTCAGAGAAGGCGGGCCGGAGACCTGCGGCCAGGCGGTGGCCCTGGCAGAGGAATTCCTGCTGCGGCAGCAAGAGGATGAGAGGCAGGAAGAGCAG GTGCTGGGAGTGTTTGAAGAGGGAGCCTCAAATTCTCCCGAGGAAGACCAGATCCTCTCGGATTCCAGGCAGGCACAGCTGGATAGTGTTGTTGAGCAAGGAAGCTACCGAGAAAATACAAGCTTGATTA GTGAGGATGAGGGGCTGGGAGAAAACAAGGAAGCTTTGTCACTGGGAAACTCTCATGCAGATGTTGATAGAAGAGAAGAAAAGATCTCTCCACATCCAAAGTCAGAAAGGACCTCAGAGAAGCAACATGGGtcaaagaggaagaaggaaggcaGCCCAGTGAGAAGAACTGGTTTGTTCCTCTTGGGAGGAGGTAGGGATGAGCATGAAGACCTGCCCATCAGGCACACATTTGGGGTCCCAGAACTCTGTGCTGAGGATGGGAGTGATTTTGGTGACAGCTCGGATTTCTTAATCGACGCAGAGGGCAGGCCTCATAAACGCTCAGACTCCAAAGAGTCGCCTGGTCAGAGAGCTGACCTTGTTCATCAACAGAAAGCTCCTGCTGGCGAGCAAGTGTGCTGCTGTTCAAATTGCAGGCAAAGCTTCCTTTGCAGCTTGAGCCCAGTTGAACATGAGCAAATCTGTGTGAGAGAGGACCCTCACAAATGCTCCGGTTGTCAGGGAAACGTTGATGTGGGTTTGGCACTACAGCATGAAAAAATGCATCCAGGAGAGAAACTGTACACCTGTTTAACCTGTGGGGAAAGCTTCAGCCTCTATTCAAACCTTATGAAACATGAGCGAACACACACCAGAGAAGGGCTGCAGTTGCCCCTTGAGTGTGGAAAAAAGCCCCATCAGACCTGCcgtcctcctgccctggaacagggaaGCCACGCCGGAGAGAAGCCTTATCAGTGCCCAACCTGCGGGAAGAGCTTCAGCAAGAGCTCCGGTCTTCGCTTTCAcaagagaatccacacaggagagaggcCATATGAATGTGCAgattgtgggaaaagcttcagtcAGAGGTCCAACCTGATCCTGCAcgaaagaactcacacaggagtGAAGCCATTCCGCTGCTCAGACTGTGGGAAGAGTTTTCTTCGCAGCTCTGACCTTGTGAGGCACGAAATcacccacactggagagaaaccatatacgTGTTCAGAATGTGGGCGATCCTTCGGTCACAACTCCACTCTCATTGCACatgagagaactcacacaggcGAGAAGCCTTATAAGTGCTCAATTTGTGGGAGAAGCTTCCGGCACCACTCGGGCCTTATCAAACATGAGAGGACCCACACTGGAGAGAGACCCTATGCGTGTCCAGCTTGCGGGAAGGGCTTCAGTCAGAGTTCCGGGCTCACTTTACATATGAGGACTCACACTGGTGAGAAGCCCTACCAATGCTCAGCGTGTGGGAAAAGCTATAGTCAGAGATCAAAACTTACGAAGCATGAGAGAACCCACATGGCAGAAAACTTTTAG